The nucleotide sequence ATTCGACTGGAGGGGTGTATCTAAAAGGATTATAGAACTATATAAGAGGCTATGTTGAGTCGCATGTGTGAAAAAATCAGCTTAAATAAGGATGAAAATCAGGATTTGAAAATACTTCAAACGAAATCAGAAATTGAAAAAGATTTATGAGGAAGCTGTAAGAAAGTAGTTAAACATGCCATCCGATATAAAAATACTTTTAAAAGGTGCAAAATCCGGTACACACTCAGTATATCAGGAGCTCATAGATTATCCGCCTGAAAATTGCACATTTTTGCATAGCCCAACAAAAAAATTATCAATAGACCGCCTTTTGGGTGCTGGCACGTATTACTGTAAATTACTCAACATAGGAATCGCATCAAGAAATGCAGATTTAACCCATTCTCATCAACAACTGATACTCAATAGAATACCGTGGGTTGTTGATTTTGAGCATGCAGGTGCATTTGTCCATTTTCATCATCAAAGCGTGAGGCGGTGCTGGAATAGGAGGATAATTGAGAAGCTACTTTCTTCTAAGAACTGCAAGCGAATTCTACCCTGGAGTTTTGCAGCGAAGAAAAGTCTTGAAAATGTGATTGACTTTTCTAAATTAGAGGATAAAACAGAAGTTGTGTACCCAGCTATCCACAATGAGACATTTAAAAAATCAAAGAACGATAAATTTAAGATTTTATTTGTTGGTATTAGATTTATAGTGAAGGGTGGTAAAGAAGTATTGGATACTTTCAAAATTTTAGATAAAAAATACGATAATTTAGAGTTGATTTTAATTTCTGATGTGCCAGAATATATAAAAAATCAATATAAAGATTACGATAATATAAAAATAATTGACTCTTATATCTCTAGGTACGATCTTTTTAAGAATTATTATCCAAATGCTGATATATTTGTCTTTCCAACTCGTATAGATACATTTGGAATGGTATTACTAGAAGCTATGAATTTCGAACTTCCAATAGTTAGCACGAATGTGTTCGCAATACCTGAAATTATAGAAGATGGAAAAAATGGCTTTTTGATTCCTACGAAAGTTTCTCAATACAATAAGGAATTCTTAATTTTAAAAAATGGCGTTAATGATATAAGAAATATATTAGAGAAGAATAGTGAAGAAATGGTTGTACAAAAATTGGTTGAGAAAATATCTATTCTTATAGAAGATGCAAAATTAAGAGAAAGAATGGGTAAATACGGAAAAAAAGAAATTCAAGAAGGCAAGTTTTCAATTAATAATAGAAATAAAAAATTACGAGATATATATGAAATATCTAAAAGAAGGTGATAGCTAATGAAAGTATGTTACTTCGGAAATTATGAGCAAACGTATACACGTAACCGGATTATAATAAAAGGTCTCAAGAAAAATGGCGTAGATGTGGTCGAATGTAATGATAGGTCACAAATTTTCTTTAGATATTTGAAACTTATTAAGAAGCATTTATCAATTGCAGATTATGATGTAATGATTGTGGGAGAGTCTGGACAGCCCATAATGCCGCTGGGAAAGATATTATCAAAAATGAGAAAAAAACATTTGATCTTTGACCCTTTTATATCTTTATACGATACATCAGTATTTGATAAAAAATCAGTAAAAGAGGGCTCTATTAAAGCTTCTATACTATATTATTTAGATAGGTATTCTTGTTATCTCGCAGATATAGTTCTCACGGATACAGATCAACATGCAAAATATTTTAATGAAGAATTTGGCGTGCCTATCACTAAAATGAGGACAGTATATATAGGGGCAGACTCGGATATATTTTACCCACGAGATTCTGAAAAAGAAGATGACACTTTCAAAGTCGTCTTTCACGGATCTTTTCTCCCACTCCATGGAATCTCATACATTATTAAGGCAGCAAAGCTTTTAGAAAATGAACATAGTATTCAATTTGAAATAATCGGAAAAGGACAGACATACGATGTTGATTTAGCTTTATCTAAAAAATTGGATGTTAAAAATATTATATTTAAGAATTGGATGCCCTTCAAAGTATTACCAAAACATATAGCCAAAGCAGATGTTTATTTAGGCATTTTTGGAGATACAAATAAGGCTAAAAGAGTGATACCAAACAAAGCATACGAAGTAATCGCAATGAAAAAACCACTAATCACTGGAGATTCACCAGCAATTAGAGAGGCGTTTACAAACCGAGAAAATGTGTTATTATGTGAAATGGCAAACCCAGAATCATTAGCCAACGCAATACTTGAATTGAAAGATAATGAGAAATTAAGAGAAAATATAGCCAAAAACGGTTATAAATTATATAAAGAACGATTTAGCCCAGAGAAAATTGGAAAAGAAATGATAAAGATTATTGAATATGTTATTTGCTAAGCTATATAGTGTTTTGATTTCGGTTAATCCATAAATGGTCGTTTGCTCAGTGTGTGGAAATAGATTTAATTTGCATTGCCACTCCCCACTTTTTTATAAATTTGGATATTCTTTACCTCGATTGGGTTGAAAAAGTTTACACAGTCAATTAAAACTATTTTTTCGGTTAAATAGGTAAGAATTTTTTCTTTATTATAATAGCTGTGAGCGGTTCCGATTATCACACAATCACTATCATGGACACTTTCAATTGGTTCGGATTTCAAAACTTTATCCTTGATGGCAACTGTGTTAACATATTGATCGTTATATCTCACAACAGCACCAAGTTCAATAAGTGACTTGGCAACTTCAACCATCGGCGAATTTCGTGTATCATCCACATCCTTCTTATACGCCATCCCCAATATGAATATTTTAGAGCCCTTAACGCTCTTCCCCACATCGTTAAGACCTCTAATGACCAGATTGATAACATGATTCGGCATGCTCTGGTTGATTTCACCCGCTAATTCAATGAATTTCGTGGTTAACCCCACTTCTTTTGCCTTCCACGATAGATAAAATGGGTCTATGGGAATGCAATGCCCGCCAACACCAGCACCGGGATAAAAAGGCATAAATCCGAAGGGTTTAGTGGATGCCGCCTCGATCACCTCCCAGGTATCAATCCCCATTCTCCCGAATATAAGCCCAAGTTCGTTCACCAGTGCTATATTGACAGCGCGAAAAACATTTTCCACTATCTTCGTCGCCTCTGCTACTTTCAGCGATGATACCTTCACCGGTTTGGTTATCTGTGCATATAGCTGTGCTGAAATATCAGTACACTCCCCTGTTACACCACTGACGATCTTTGGTGTATTCTTAATGGTGTATTTCTTATTTCCTGGGTCAATGCGTTCGGGTGAATATGCAACACCGAAATCAAAACCAGCCTTCAGACCACTTCGCTCTAATATTGGAATCAAAACCTCCTCTGTCGTTCCTGGATATGTCGTGCTTTCTAAAATAACGAACATACCTTTCCGTAAGTGTCTTGAAATGCCCTCAGCCGCGGAAATAATATATTTGAGGTCTGGTTCTTTTGTTTTCGTTATTGGTGTTGGAACACAGATAATTATAAAATTCACATTCTTGTATGCAATGTCAGGATCGGCGGTTACTTTAAAATTCTCACTTAATGCACCTGCCCTTATTTCGTTCTTCAGCACCTCCACTTTCTCTCTGGATGTATCGAATCCTATGACATTAAAACCTCTTTTTGCAAACTCTGTTGCTAATGGAAGCCCTACGTAGCCGAGACCCACGATGCATATCTTAGCGGTTTTATCCTCTATTTTCGATCTCAATGATTTCATCATGACAATGATAACCTCTCATATACTTCAAGATGTTTCTTTGCTATGATAGATGGCGAGTATCTCTTCTTAACCAATTCTTTGCCTCTTTTCCCCATTTCTCTCGCAACATCAGGATTCCCCAAAAGATATTTCACAGCATCAGCTATTTGTTTTGGATTTTTGGGTTCTACTAATATCCCCGTTTCCTCATGCTCGACAATTTCAGGAATTCCACCCACGTTTGATGCTATCACTGGCTTTCCCGCAGCCATCGCTTCAGCAGCCACCCTCCCAAATGTCTCAGGCACGACAGAAGGAAAAACAACTATATCAGTTGAGTTGTAGTAATCAAGCATTTTTTCTGCCTGTATAAACCCCTCAAAAATTATGTTTTGGTTAACTTCCAAATTCTTTGAAAGTTCTGCAAATTCTTTGTATCTTTCGCCATCGCCAATGATCCTTAGTATGCAGTCTGGAAATTCTTTTAAAATTCCCGGCATAGCTTTAATTACGTATTCACATCCCTTGAACTTTCCGAGAGCGCCAACAAACAAGATATTACTGTGTAATTTTTCAACCACTTTTTTATTTTCATATTTATCTACCTCAACAATATTTGGAATGACGTATAAGATTTTGTTGTTAATGTTAAATATCTTCTCTACATAACTTTTGACGTTTTGAGATATGCACACAACTGCCCCTACACTTCGCACGGCTATTCTCCTTTCACGCATTTGTATTGGGGCATACAATGGTCCAAGTATTTTTTCATAAATATTTGGTGTTGGTGAATGCATGTAGCAATTTACGGTGTTTAAAAAGCTACACTCACCATTGCACACTTCATTATATGATTTTAACATGTATCCAGTTGGGCATGTTAGCCACTGGCTACTTATGGTTATTACTGAGGGTATTCTATATCTTTTTGCTGAGAGCACCGCACCTGGAATAGAATCCATGTTCATAGCATGCACCGCATTTATATCTTCATCTGCCAGAAACTTAGACACTGCTTTATACGAATTCCAATAAAAAATCTCATTTCTGCTGAGATAATTCAATATGCCTGTCAGATCAACGTTTTTGATAATTGGATGCAGAGTAAACTTGGAATCCTCTAATTGGTATATATTAGTGGATGTTATTACATGTACGTCCACTCCAATTTCTGTAAGTGCTTGTGCGAGATTATATGCACTTATCTCTCCACCGCCCCGTATATTAGGTGGGAAGTATCTGGATACGATAGCTATTTTCATTTATGCTCCATCAGGAATCTGTTACTTTTCTTGCACATGAGAGATCTGTCTCTGAAACCTGGGTGCCGCACGCCATCGCCTCAAGTATCGGAAGCCCGAAGCCCTCATACTCAGATGTATGCAGATAAACATCTGCTGCGTTATACAGCATAGGCATCTCCTCTTCTGGAACCCAACCCATGCTTACAACACCCTCACCCTCAAGTGACTCACCATATCCCGCCTTTATCATTTCCACACCCCCCCTTACCGTTCTAACAGTATTAAATACTTTCCCTA is from Candidatus Syntrophoarchaeum caldarius and encodes:
- a CDS encoding Glycosyl transferase, group 1 domain protein encodes the protein MPSDIKILLKGAKSGTHSVYQELIDYPPENCTFLHSPTKKLSIDRLLGAGTYYCKLLNIGIASRNADLTHSHQQLILNRIPWVVDFEHAGAFVHFHHQSVRRCWNRRIIEKLLSSKNCKRILPWSFAAKKSLENVIDFSKLEDKTEVVYPAIHNETFKKSKNDKFKILFVGIRFIVKGGKEVLDTFKILDKKYDNLELILISDVPEYIKNQYKDYDNIKIIDSYISRYDLFKNYYPNADIFVFPTRIDTFGMVLLEAMNFELPIVSTNVFAIPEIIEDGKNGFLIPTKVSQYNKEFLILKNGVNDIRNILEKNSEEMVVQKLVEKISILIEDAKLRERMGKYGKKEIQEGKFSINNRNKKLRDIYEISKRR
- a CDS encoding group 1 glycosyl transferase, with translation MKVCYFGNYEQTYTRNRIIIKGLKKNGVDVVECNDRSQIFFRYLKLIKKHLSIADYDVMIVGESGQPIMPLGKILSKMRKKHLIFDPFISLYDTSVFDKKSVKEGSIKASILYYLDRYSCYLADIVLTDTDQHAKYFNEEFGVPITKMRTVYIGADSDIFYPRDSEKEDDTFKVVFHGSFLPLHGISYIIKAAKLLENEHSIQFEIIGKGQTYDVDLALSKKLDVKNIIFKNWMPFKVLPKHIAKADVYLGIFGDTNKAKRVIPNKAYEVIAMKKPLITGDSPAIREAFTNRENVLLCEMANPESLANAILELKDNEKLRENIAKNGYKLYKERFSPEKIGKEMIKIIEYVIC
- a CDS encoding UDP-N-acetyl-D-glucosamine dehydrogenase, with the translated sequence MMKSLRSKIEDKTAKICIVGLGYVGLPLATEFAKRGFNVIGFDTSREKVEVLKNEIRAGALSENFKVTADPDIAYKNVNFIIICVPTPITKTKEPDLKYIISAAEGISRHLRKGMFVILESTTYPGTTEEVLIPILERSGLKAGFDFGVAYSPERIDPGNKKYTIKNTPKIVSGVTGECTDISAQLYAQITKPVKVSSLKVAEATKIVENVFRAVNIALVNELGLIFGRMGIDTWEVIEAASTKPFGFMPFYPGAGVGGHCIPIDPFYLSWKAKEVGLTTKFIELAGEINQSMPNHVINLVIRGLNDVGKSVKGSKIFILGMAYKKDVDDTRNSPMVEVAKSLIELGAVVRYNDQYVNTVAIKDKVLKSEPIESVHDSDCVIIGTAHSYYNKEKILTYLTEKIVLIDCVNFFNPIEVKNIQIYKKVGSGNAN
- a CDS encoding glycosyl transferase family 1 produces the protein MKIAIVSRYFPPNIRGGGEISAYNLAQALTEIGVDVHVITSTNIYQLEDSKFTLHPIIKNVDLTGILNYLSRNEIFYWNSYKAVSKFLADEDINAVHAMNMDSIPGAVLSAKRYRIPSVITISSQWLTCPTGYMLKSYNEVCNGECSFLNTVNCYMHSPTPNIYEKILGPLYAPIQMRERRIAVRSVGAVVCISQNVKSYVEKIFNINNKILYVIPNIVEVDKYENKKVVEKLHSNILFVGALGKFKGCEYVIKAMPGILKEFPDCILRIIGDGERYKEFAELSKNLEVNQNIIFEGFIQAEKMLDYYNSTDIVVFPSVVPETFGRVAAEAMAAGKPVIASNVGGIPEIVEHEETGILVEPKNPKQIADAVKYLLGNPDVAREMGKRGKELVKKRYSPSIIAKKHLEVYERLSLS